One genomic segment of Misgurnus anguillicaudatus chromosome 25, ASM2758022v2, whole genome shotgun sequence includes these proteins:
- the plppr5b gene encoding phospholipid phosphatase-related protein type 5 isoform X6, with amino-acid sequence MSDLRSRKEFYKYLTVEISLTETVLFLIQYMSKDLDSREKTMVTGDCCYLNPLVRSTFRFLGVYLFGLFTTDIFVNAGQVVTGNLAPYFLTVCKPNFTALGCQQALRYISHQEACTGNQDDILRARKTFPSKEAALSVYAAVYLAMYITFTVKAKGTRLAKPVTCLGLVCLAFLTGINRVAEYRNHWSDVIAGFIIGVAIATFLVVCVVHNFKGKQLLNEDPPQDPLSNNPNFSSPRLDSPLEKYIASQVSELRIEDEETHTLKERLLSFFSWIAGKNSRFRHLQSTRQ; translated from the exons ATCAGCTTGACTGAAACAGTGCTGTTCCTGATACAGTACATGTCGAAAGACCTCGACAGTCGGGAGAAGACCATGGTGACGGGAGATTGCTGCTACCTAAACCCTTTAGTGAGGAGTACTTTCCGTTTCCTCG GTGTGTACCTGTTTGGCCTCTTCACCACAGACATCTTTGTAAATGCCGGTCAGGTGGTTACGGGGAACCTGGCGCCTTATTTCCTTACGGTGTGTAAACCAAACTTCACCGCCCTGGGCTGCCAGCAGGCGCTGCGCTACATCAGCCATCAGGAGGCCTGCACGGGAAACCAGGACGATATACTGCGCGCTCGCAAGACTTTCCCTTCAAAAGAGGCAGCGCTCAGCGTGTACGCCGCAGTCTATCTGGCT ATGTACATCACATTTACAGTGAAAGCCAAAGGAACTCGTCTGGCTAAACCAGTCACGTGTCTGGGTCTGGTGTGCCTAGCCTTTCTCACCGGTATTAACAGGGTGGCAGAATACCGCAACCACTGGTCTGACGTCATTGCTGGATTCATCATCGGTGTGGCCATAGCCACATTTCTT GTGGTTTGTGTGGTCCATAACTTCAAAGGCAAACAGCTGCTAAATGAAGACCCTCCACAGGACCCTCTAAGCAACAATCCCAATTTCAGTTCACCCAGACTCGACAGTCCCCTAGAAAAGTACATCGCCTCACAG GTGTCAGAATTGAGAATAGAAGATGAGGAGACTCACACTCTGAAAGAGCGTCTCCTGAGTTTCTTTAGCTGGATCGCCGGCAAAAACAGCCGCTTCAGACACCTGCAGAGCACAAGGCAATAA